The window GAAGGCCAATGATCAGATTACTAGGATcatgtgatggatgtgtattttgaACCATTTACCATACATAACTTGGGAAAGGAGATGGATCGTCCCGATTTATCCGTCATCTGGCCAGGGCTGCTGTGGAAAGAAGACTCCACCATAATCCGGTGACACGGGAGAGCCACCATCATCTACCCCACCGGTATATAGATTATATATAGAGTGAGCAATATATATTAGTTATATATGGAGCTTTTTGTTGCATCAGAGAATCCAATTGactgatctaaactgttcattaggtgggacaTACGTTTCTCAAGTCCCCATGTAAAAAAGCAAACCAATCAGATTATTGTAaacactcaatcaaaggagactGAATATTCCAAAATCTCCTTTTCTCCAGTCCTTCCTCAGAAAGCGAGCTAGAATCTCATCCTGCATGTGCATATAGGGTTTGTAATCGTAGGTAATAACAACTAAAAATGGTTAGATATaaggcccaccaatatatatggtGGCGGTCCCATGCTACTAACAGTCGTCAGTCAAGATCAGACGGCCATTCAGATTGCTTATTGCATGTAGTGGAATATTCCAGTCTGAAATAGTAGACAGTAAGGAATACTAAATACCTTGAGGAAAACTGCATCCGCAGAAGGGATGGACTCGAACATGTCCCCTCCAACCATATCAATGTCATTACTCATTGGCACGCTTGCAATCACGTGTGGTTGATCAAACACGGTGCACTTCACGTGTGGGAATGAGTTGGCGATGGCCCTGGCAGAAGCTCCTGTGCCACCCCCAACATCGAACAACGACCGCAACCCTTGGAAGACCGAACTGCACTCTTTAACAATAATGCTCATGGCTAGCCGAGCATCGCTAGCCATGGCTTCGTTAAAGAAGTTGTTAAGCTCAGGGCTCTGGGCCATAAAATCCCACATGCCCGCCTTGTGTGCAATATGGAAGGGTGATCGATCGTCCCCTACGAACCAAGTGCTCAAGAAATGCCATGGGGTTACTAGAACTGGGTCTAGCATCATCATCAGAAACGGCGAAATGCACGTTGTTGTGTCCTTCAATAGGAGCCTAGAAGAAGGTGTTAGTACATACCCTTCTTCATCTCCTCCTTGATCATTGTTGATTTTTTGTATGGCGAAAAACCCTGAGTGGACCATCAAACGCATGAGGCGGCTCACATGGGCCGTTCTAGTAGGAGCAATCGAAAGCGTGGCCACCAGCTCGGAGAGCGTCATGGGATGGCCATGGTTGTGGACTATGTCGGGTATGCCAAGTTGAACGGTACACTTGAGGGACATGGAATTAACGAAGTTAAACACATGGTTCCATACATGGGCTTGGGCTTTCAACACCTCATGGGTCTCATCTCCTTGCAAGAGCGCCATCGCTAACTCACGTTTCAAACtactgattttctttttcttttttactcttCCCTTTCGTAACTCACGTTTTAAGCTCTGCTTGTGAACGTAATTACGCACACCTATATATAGAGGTAAGATACAATGCTGCGGCAGAGAGTTTATACAGCATGCTTTGGCTTTCAGCTAGTACAAGCAAGACCGGTGATTCaacaatctaaaccgttgatacaAATGGACCTCACCCTGGATAGCATCCATCCTATGATTGGAACATCCTAGCTCTAGCATATTTGgctttttttggttgaatgtgaacCTTTCTTGTATTATCtttcttaaccatttatttttgGGCACATATCGAATGCTTAGGATAGTAAAATCTTTGAGATATTTCGTGCATAATAACTCCACGATAAGGTCTACAATATCAACGGCTTAGATCAACGAACTAGCTTTCTCAGTTGTACCAGTACAAACTTTGTGCACGACCATTGTACCGTACTtggaaggggattggctggtgtgccacacatcagctatatacgtgtcgtgcgaagacgagcgctggcgCTCCTCGACctttgagttgtacgaacggttcaaaataaatcaaagttacatggccccacaatgatgtatttattatattcacaccgttcatccgtttttagaaTACTAgttaaaaaaaacaataatatccaaatatcaacCGGGCCATACCACAGATAGTGATAATGATTTTAACGGTTACAATTTTCGTAAGgcacaccataacgtttattttccatacaatatgttcataaggtcacaaagacctggatgaagaggaaaaacaaattatattgatccaaaacttctgaacccgaaaagggtttcgatggtagacgttcaatcccccactggttttttcaTTTTGATCCATTTGATCGttatatctgccttatttttcgatTAACGACTTAATgcgagctctcaaaatggatggatcgtttggatataacacatacctcatgatgggacccacagaatttgctgacgtcaatacatcagctatatagctggtgtgtgtacGTCAGCCAATCCGCTCCATCGTACTTCGCCAATCCGTGAGGCATCTTTGGGAACAGCTAATGCCGACGTCTGATGCACTTATCACGTGTAATCGGTCTAGAAGATTCGCCCCACGACGCCTATATATGTGACGACAAAATCATGCACATGAGCACAGCAGCGTGGCAGTGgatttcggacgcggatttcctgcgaaagacttcCTCGTCaaggatgcaaggtggggtccaccgttatgtttacgagaaatccaacgcgtccattcattttttaagttCAATTTAGGACACGCGACTAAAAATGAAGAGCATccaaattcaagtgagccacacgagatGAAATAGTGGAAAAggaatgactaccgttgaaacttttctaaggctccatcttgatatttatatgccatccaaacggtttataaggtcattttcacaaAGATGGAGTGAAATCACCACAACTttagactgatacaaaacttccgtggtcatataaatattttaatcgCGGTCACTAAATCCTCACGTTTTCCTCCCGTGTGGccttttagaattttttatccAAACTTACTTTTAGTCAGATGTACTAAAATGAGCGAACTTACTCCGAAAGGCTTTATTCCATTATCACGGTAACCCATCCGCGGATTGAGTACTTACAGCATCGGAAGCGAGGTGCTATGTGGGCTCAACATTACATTTGTAtcccatccacgccatccatccattttttcagattattatatattatgtgcctcaaaatgaggcaaatccaaatatcatatcgaccacaccactggaaagagtagtgattgaacactcgCCATTAAAATTTTCCAGGGCCATGGATAACTTGCTTGTGCAACGCAccgtgggccttaccatgatgtatgtgttttgtccacaccggccatccattttttcagatcatctcagggcatgagcccaaaaataaggcacattcagagctcaagtgaaccacaccatagaaaataggggggaattgaatgcttacagtttaaaacttcttgggagccgcaAACGATTTGAATccatctgaaatttgtgtttacCTTCcatttaggtctatgtgaccttatcatgaGTAGGTTGCACGACGaataacatcactgtggggcaccataggaaggtttcaatggtggacaatatttttcttttttggtgttGTATGGATCTAGTGATTTTTAAAGTCTACCTGACCTTATGAGCACGTTGGATGACCAATAAATATCACTGCAGCCtataggaaggcttcaatggtggacgtcactctcccttttttgtgttgtttggatctacttatttttgggctcaagcttttttagtttttcttttttaaatatacaccctcacacccacatacatcacatggtatTCGAACCCCATGACCTCAATGTCCAAGGGGTTTACAAccgagccatgagtagggacccatggtgtggaaaaatggttggacggtgggataaaacacatacatcatagtgggcccacagacctTTGACACTATCTAGCTAGTGGCtattggggtcactagccaaccCTCGTCCACCACCCAACAAGGAGATGCAGATTGGGAACTACCACCTGCATGGGTGTCCTTTCACCAatgtatggtctacttgagccttagatctcaTGCCTTAATTtttagctcataccctaaaatgatatggcaaaatgtaGAAATGTAAACGAACCGAATTGAGTTGAGTTTGGCCTAGCTCGGCGCAGGCAACcctagctcaaacttggctcggctcagtctTCAAGCTTGATTGGCCAGTTTGGCTAGGCTTGATCAGCAGCGGGCCAGCTCGAGCTGAGCTTGAGCTCGATCTCTTGagacaagttcaagttcaagcctacgagttgagttcaaggttaggttttagggtttttaatatatatacatatgatataatttatttaaatatataaatatgtataaaatatttatatttagTGAACCCAATCTGAGTCAAATTATCGATTCGAATAAAATCAAGTTTTGAGCCAAGCCAAGTCAAGCTCAGCCTACCTCAGactcaattcaaaattttttcaagcccAAAAAagcagctcgactcaacttgaaactggGTACAggttgagtcaagtcaagcttttcTTAGTTAAACCAAGCAAGACTGAGCTAACTCGATTCATGTATAACTCTAGCAAAATGGTTAGATGTTGAGCATAGAACCCATACATTATAGTGGCCTGATAACCCCTACCTAAGCCAAGCTCGGGATAGGAAGGAAAAACACACAGTTTGTCCATTTtggcaactcattttaaggcctaaACCCCTCGAGCCGAGCGatttaaccaagctaactcgattCATGTATAACTCTAATAAAATTGTTAAATGTTGAGCATAGAACCCATACATTATCGTGGCCCCTCATAGCCCCTGCCTATGCCAAGCTGGGATAGGCGGGGAAAACACAATGTTTGTCCATTTtggcaactcattttaaggcCAGAGCCCCTTGAGCCGAGCGaattaaccaagctaacttgATTCATGTATAACTCAAGCCAAATGGTTAGATGTTGAGCATAGAACCCGTATATTATAGTGGCCCCTCAGGTCCCCTCCCTATGCCAAGCTTGGGATGGGCGGGGAAAACACACTGTTTGTCCATTTTGGCCACTCATTTCAATGGTTGGCGTCGTCATTTTTATTGTACTTTCATGTGGTTTGGTTGACTTGAGCTTGggatctgctccatttttgggctcatgccctaaaatgagtcagtaaaatggatgaatggtgtgaatataaaaatatgcatcatggtgggccccacagtgtgtTGGCTCACCACCCAATCCACCTCCCAGTCTAGGTTAGACATGACCTCAAAAATTGGGcaaaccaaaactcaagtggcccacaacaTAGAAACAATGTGGACAGGGacgccccaccattgaaaccttcttgagccCACGCAAGTCTTGTTTGAGTTTGATATTATAGTGTGGTGGGTCTCTCTTATGAATGAATTACATGGAATGTAAATATCATGGGAGCCAAGCAGGTTTCATTAATTGTGGGCCACCCAAACCCAAATTTTCTATAGTACTTAACCTTATTTTTGGTTCACATACTAACATAAGGCATCtcaattgatggatggagtggatggtaCATAGACATCATGGTATATATTCCATGGAGTGTTTTATTGCTCGGGAAGTCCACAGAGAACCCCACCATGTGCAGCTGCACAGCAAGGGCAACTGTAGAAGTTTGTGTAAGATCCAAGAGGTTAGCAAGTCCATGTGGACTCGGCTCTTAACATATCAAGGCCCAACACATGAGAACACGTACTCAAAACATCATTTTTACAAAGGTTTGAACATTCTTCTAATTGCTTTGCTACAttttacacattttgtacatacTAATATTTCCCCATCTAATTTCTCCCCATACACTCTCATTTATCATCTTTGAAGCTAAGTAATCAAACGTTAAAACGTCTTTGATACACTATTTACATGGCCCACTTTATCTCCTCCCTTCATTTCTGACCTCCAATAAAGAACTAGGTGATGAAATCCGAAAAGCAAGAGGCTATGGAGGTTGAATCAGTGGGAGATTGTTCTTTCATGTTTCCACTAATATTCAATCTCTTAGTGGGTGGTGGGGACATCACAAGATCATCTAAACCACCCAAAGAGAGTGTCCACCTGATCGAATCCGGTATATTCTGGACGGAGGAAATGAGCTGGGGTTGTGGGCCATTGTCATCTCCATGTGAAACAACGTTCGGATTTGAGACTTTCGTGAGCCCTTGGTAGCTTGTGCTATCACATATATGAGGTACCCGATCTTGTGAAACCATGAGGTCGGCCAGCACTCGATAATCGATCCCTTCAAAgaaatcttctctctttctcgCAAGCTGCTTCTCCATGCTTTGATTATCGAGGGAAACGGAGCAAGGTTGGTAATTCTCATAATTCTCTGTAATTTGTAATGGTATGTTGTTCTTACGGCGAACTCGGCAAAGGACCCAATCATCCaactgaaaaataataataataataatgataacaaCAACAGAATGATAGAAGATGGAGTAAACTAAATTAAAAAATGGTGCATGTGTGATGTTTGGACCATTCAATCACGATCACACGATTGGTGATGGGAGATGGTGTCATGGGTCCCAAGaggtgtgggcccacttgaggaAACCGTCACGGTAATACACTGAATATTAGGTGTATACACCATCCACAAAATAATTCATCTCGTAAAATTTGAAAACATATTGCATGGTAACTTTAACATACAACGTTTTTATTTACAGCTCATGTGTCACTACTGTGGGACATCTGACCCGTGAAAAGGGTGGACCATACTATGAAGATCACATAGAGTGAGAATCTGGTGGGCACACATACATTTGAGTCCGAACATGAGCTTTACACTGATTTCATTGGTGtcgcccacctgataaatggatcaTCCTCGTTTTCATCCCATGTGATCtttatgatgcggcccaccttttTCACGGCTCAGATGTTACACACAGCTGACACAGGGCTATTTGTAGAACGTTGTATGTTGGTAAAACACAACTTTGTGTGTGAAAATTTCTTAATTGAAAATGAAACTCACTCTCATGGAACCCTTGAGCTTTTGTGAGCCagcgttgttgttgttgtctagGAGTCTATATTCATGCATCAGCCAGTCAGTTTTGATTCCTCTCGGAGGGCGGCCTCTATAAAAGATCAGACCTTTCTTCACTCCGAGACACTGTGACCCACCGGATACCAGGATTGGTTTATCCGTACCAGTGGCTTTCCAATAGCCAGATGCAGCCGCTCTATTCGGTCGGCCCCCGTTTGGGTATTTCCGATCTCTTGGGGTGAAGAAGAACCACTCGCTCTCCCCAAAGAAAGCCTTGCCTGAGGAACAACAACAAGAAGTACAAGTGCTATCAATGCATCTGGACCCCAAATAGATGGGATGAGGCTCTGATGATTGACTATGACAATTTTCATTGTTACAAAGAGATACACCAACAATCAGTATACATGCTAATCACCACTTTAGGTAATGATCACAAACGTTAAAGATGAGTGGGATTCGCATATATACTCAAACTAGGCCCATATGGCGTATATGTGTGtacacaatctctctctctctctctctctctctctctctctcatagagagagagagaaagatgtggATGTGGGTTATTATATGagtaagaagaaagaagagaagcacCAGGGAGATCCCATGGATTGAACTTGTAGAGGTCGATGTCTGCTATGATAGATAGAAGGGGAGTTTGGGAAGAAGAGACCTTCTTCCTCAAGTAATGAACGATGAGTTCTTGATCCGTTGGATGGAATCTGAAACCTGGTGGGAGCAgtatttcatttattatattcatCACTAATTCTTCAATAACACCActttgcttctttttctttcttttcttttcctgagGAAAGAGAGACAGGCGAGAAAAGAGATGGAGATTAGGTGTGAAATCTTGGAGAGACCACCTTTTTATAATAACTCTTCCAACGAAGCCTTGTGTCTCGTAGTGCATGGTCTCTATATTCCATGTCCAAGCTAGCTTCTCTTCATGCAAAAAGAGTAGTCTTTTTTTTTCAGGGATTTTTATAAAATACGACGTACTTCATTCATGTCATGCAGCTCACATTCcagtaacttttctaaaatgcgTTTTTACTAACGGCTCATTttgattgaagttgctttacaCGAGCTATTTATACCTAATCTAATGTAGCCAAACATGATTTCTCCTTATTCAGCCAATAAGTATGTATAAGTGatttccaacatcacataaacaCTTATCCATCGATTATGTTTGTCTACCcttaatatccacaccgttcatcatgtgCGGCCAACCTTTGAATTGCCTTAGCCCTGTATTCAATGCGAGTCATCCATCAAAGTAAACCATAtacattgtgaggcccaccttcaatgcgGGCTATCCATCAAGTCAGACGTtggatgtgggccgtccatcatgcagggcctaaTTTCAAAGTGGGCATCCATTATGTAAGGCCTGCCTTGattgtgggtcattcatcattaagggcagCCTTTCATATGAACAGGAcccattgtgggcccaccttgatatggcccatccatcatatgaggtccaccatcaatgttattgtccatcaataTAAAAAAACCCCTTCAATATCCACAACGTGGaaccacctttgatgtgtactCGTACGGGCTCCACGGTGATAAGCCTGACGGAACTGATGTTGCATGGGTCTGACCAAATCCGCTCCCCACAGGGACATGGTTCCACCATCTGACCCAGCATACATGTGTTCAATCTGAGCCGTTCATTAGTGCAGTCCTTAAACATGCTACATACCAATAAAATCAGAGCTATAAATTTGTCAAGTAAGCCGGGCATCCATGTCGAATTTGAACCGTTTGACTCTTTTACTAAACATATGTTTTTCTCACACCGGTGTGGATCTGCCCGATCAGCGTACAATCGTTTTAGTCCGGGCATTTGCAGTGCACacaacctgatgaatggttaagatctcTAGCATTCACGCCTCAACAGTGGGGAACCAGAGCCCGGATGGCAGCTGTGATGCGGATACAAAACAGATTTAGAAGAACATCGCATTTTCTAGTGCACAACGCCCTCATTTGCTCTCCCGACGTTTGCTACGATAAATCCACCTGTATGTTGATATAGGATGCGTCCTGCTGCGGTTTCCGTGGatctggatccaccgaggtgtgTGAGATCcctgaggtccaccgtgatatacGCCTACGTGCCttacatcaacaccatccatccgttttgaaaactcatttcacGGCATGATCtggaaaataaagcagatccaaatcttacgtggatcataatacaggaaacagtggtaatcgaccattaaaaacttctcgtaagccacaaaagttttggatcaagctgatatttgtgtgatctcttcatccatgtttctgtgacgttatcaacaggttcgatggaaaataaacattctggtggcccccatgaagtttttaattgtggggatTCAATAaagattgtttcctgtggtatggtccacaaaatatttggatcagcttcatttttgggatcatcacttaaaatgagctgtcaaaatggatctacagcatggatataaacacatacatcacagcagccccacagttagggatcggTGGATCCGGGGTTCCACCCAAACCGCGCCCTAGCCTTTTGGGTCTCGGTATCATCTTCCAACAGTCAGAACCACATATATGGCGGACCGCATCTGGATTGCGTacgatcaaaaaataaaaattcttatattgaattatttcaacattttcatcattaaattttttttttctttaaatgttGACCTTTTCCGTACCTTAAAAAGATGATATATTTCAATCtaagattttttgttttttatttttgggtatcCCCCATCTccacagtgaggcccatcatatacaTGGATTGGGTCATTGAAAACAACCCCAATCCAACGGCTACAGACTCCTGAAGTATCCTATTGCAGCACGAATTGCTTCATAAAGGCCCACACGCTGTACAGACAGCAACACGACAAATCTGCATGCATTGGAAATTTCCTACGAGATAGATACATGTGCACAACGGCGCTGTATCAGTTGCATAGGCTCTATCTTGAGTCACGATGAATCTAATATTTTCCCGCCATAGGATATCCTATCCACACAAAACGTGAGTCGCATCTTGGAAATCACCTGatagaaaaatgaggtagatccacgaGTTGGTTGGGAAACAATAGTCCACTAACCCATGTTTGATTCTGCATGATTTTCATAAAAAACTGACCATTAGGCAGGGCAAACCTTTTGAATGGATAGGATATTCTACACATGTGACACTTTGGCAGGAGACAAATGGCTGTATCATGACTTATTATACAGCCGCTGTATGTAATCAGGGAATTCATAAAGCTCCCACGTGTGTTTGTGTTTTGCTGAACGGGATGTTTGGGAGGCAATCTCATGCACGTGCGTGTATTTGTATGCGgatgagaagttctgtagcgcaACTATGTTATCGTCCAACTAGCAAATGTGTCAAGCGTGTATGccacatccaacccgttcaaaaagTCGGTCCCGTCAACAAGAACACCTAATAGAAATTTTAGGAAGATCCATTCATCATGCAATCCATGCTATAGAAAACAATTCACATCCACCGTTCTGAGAGAAAGCACGTATGTAGCCAGCCCGATCTTGCGTTGgttggtgatcttcatggtgggcccaatctgtcggacaggttggatttcatatAGAAATGACATGCCAGCAATTATACAATAGTTGGATGATAACAATATTGTCCAACTCGTTATATAGGACCGCGCCTCTCCTTCACGTACATTGATTATGTTTTCTtatgaaatatatttatttattgatttatcATAAACTAGCACTAGAAATCTACATGCAAGTTGTTGTTTGGAGTTGCTAAAAACTATGTATAGTGAAGAATATGAGACGGTTTTTAAACAAAACGGCATTTTGGGAATTAAAGGAAAGACACTCTCTTTTTTAAGTAAGTTATAGCTGCCtttcaggaaaaaagaaaaaaagaaagaaaagacaaTTAAAGCAAAGCTCTGTATTAGATAACACCAGAAGAAGAATAGGTTGGCTGCAATAATTCCCTTATATGAATAGGTTGGGACAGGGGCCCTTTTAGATGGGATAATGCTTTGttatccaagccgttgatctgaACAGAGTTCAAAATGGCTGCCacgaaaattttaaatattaaaagaCTATAAACTACACCCAAGTGGCTTACAAAATATTGCTTATAAATACTTCCCACATTGAAATGAAAAAAGTTGAGCAATTATAGGGTTGAtcaatatttaatttaatttttttttccttttttaggcaAAACATTCATCTATAGTACTGATCAGGTCAATCATATAAACGGATATGATCATTTAGACATGACCCCAAATCCAATGACCATAGTCTCATCATATAATGGACCATACTGTAGCAAacccttggggcctgtttgggagcgtggatttggaaaccCTGGTTCAGAATTCCTTGGATTTGAAATGTAACGTTTGATGCCTTAAATtcaaaatcaactttaatctaaaagtaggtatgcatagtatattcacagtggtttgaatttaattactaaatcaactttaatatatttaattagtgaatatatgtaatgtttgacacagtgATTTTAATAAGCCTACTGAAATATAttttttgcccgaaaatgatgaaatttcaagtctcagatgggccacaagcacaagattacgtccgagtgactaaccaacgatttttaaccattgatttacatgaacaatgtttggatggcgttGATCATCATataaaagtaattatagtgatgtaattgataatctaattattttgggatatcattagtcggtcatgtgtccaatagattaatagtctagtgacacacatgttacaaatgcaactcttgaaaagattttaaatgtaatccaagctttcaccatgGATTTCAAGCCCCCGGTTTGAGGGGATTTGATGAAACCCCTAGTTATTTTATAGTACTAAACAATTAGGGAATTTGAAACCCGAAACCCCTCAAATCCCTTCAAAGTCATGGTGCCAAGCcacctcttaaaaaaaaaaaaaagaatttaagcCTTCTACACTCCTATTTCCTACATCTTACAAAGATTTCATTTCCCTCTTCCATCCGTGCATGCAATACCTGCCAATCGTTTAAAAGCTTGAAACGCATGCCAAACACCGAGTCTAGTCTCAACGCATCTTTGGGTGTTGGTATCGTTTACTTTGGAAATATTACTTTTGAATTTGAGATTATGTTTCAATGATCTAAGCCTTTTATATGATGGGCTCCACCTTGAATAGGAACAACCAGAGATCAAAACGTGTCCACACATCTTATGCTGGACACATGTCATGAAAGTATTGTACCGGAACTTGCCTCAGTAATGAACTCATGCATAACCATTACTATTGGATGTAATTACCTTTCTACACCACGGTGAGTAAAACCTAATATCATGAATTCCCGGGGGACTTTCTGTTGGTGGGCCATAAGTTACAAGCTCATAATAACTGGATAATCTTAACCTTTCAAGGTGACTGTCCACTTGCCTTCCTCAAATTTCCTCCAAAGGTATAGGATTCTCCAATCCACGTGTTTGGCTCCAACCCCTGCTAATATGTGGCCTATCAGGTGATCGGTTTGGATCTCATACAAGCATGCCACGTGTAGAAAGTACAGTAATGATCAGCAACTTCGATACATGCGTTTAACACCGTTATTTATCTCCTTGATCTGATTTAAGTTTCCTATAATGAATTTACAGGACAGGTAAACTTATTGCTATCCCATCAGTGCCTGAATTCGATTAGCTGAATGGGGCCCAACAACAAGTAGTAGCGAGTGGCCCCAAAGATCACAACCGTGTGATCGTGATCAGAGTCACTCTATGGTTGATAGATTCAATTCGGAGTAGGCTACG is drawn from Magnolia sinica isolate HGM2019 chromosome 5, MsV1, whole genome shotgun sequence and contains these coding sequences:
- the LOC131246904 gene encoding trans-resveratrol di-O-methyltransferase-like, giving the protein MGYRDNGIKPFGLKAKACCINSLPQHCILPLYIGVRNYVHKQSLKRELRKGRVKKKKKISSLKRELAMALLQGDETHEVLKAQAHVWNHVFNFVNSMSLKCTVQLGIPDIVHNHGHPMTLSELVATLSIAPTRTAHVSRLMRLMVHSGFFAIQKINNDQGGDEEGYVLTPSSRLLLKDTTTCISPFLMMMLDPVLVTPWHFLSTWFVGDDRSPFHIAHKAGMWDFMAQSPELNNFFNEAMASDARLAMSIIVKECSSVFQGLRSLFDVGGGTGASARAIANSFPHVKCTVFDQPHVIASVPMSNDIDMVGGDMFESIPSADAVFLKWILHDWSDEDCVKILRRCKEAISSEEEGGKVIILDMVVNMNKDDYKTTEMQLYFDLMLLVLLCGKEREEHEWRKMFIDAGFTHYKITPVLGTRSIIEVYP
- the LOC131246905 gene encoding NAC transcription factor 29-like, coding for MNIINEILLPPGFRFHPTDQELIVHYLRKKVSSSQTPLLSIIADIDLYKFNPWDLPGKAFFGESEWFFFTPRDRKYPNGGRPNRAAASGYWKATGTDKPILVSGGSQCLGVKKGLIFYRGRPPRGIKTDWLMHEYRLLDNNNNAGSQKLKGSMRLDDWVLCRVRRKNNIPLQITENYENYQPCSVSLDNQSMEKQLARKREDFFEGIDYRVLADLMVSQDRVPHICDSTSYQGLTKVSNPNVVSHGDDNGPQPQLISSVQNIPDSIRWTLSLGGLDDLVMSPPPTKRLNISGNMKEQSPTDSTSIASCFSDFIT